A window of Terriglobus sp. RCC_193 contains these coding sequences:
- a CDS encoding putative quinol monooxygenase — protein sequence MISFTVRMRFVPEDRAEIRSILQNLGAASRQEPGCVSYVAHFVEADPDTILIYEQYQDAEALEAHRSSAHFDEWATNGLYRKVRERTLETLQEIV from the coding sequence GTGATCTCGTTTACCGTTCGTATGCGCTTTGTGCCGGAAGACCGCGCGGAAATCCGTTCCATTTTGCAGAACCTGGGAGCGGCTTCGCGCCAGGAGCCGGGTTGCGTCAGCTACGTTGCGCACTTTGTGGAGGCTGATCCAGACACCATCCTGATCTACGAGCAGTATCAGGACGCGGAGGCACTGGAGGCACATCGTTCATCGGCCCACTTTGACGAATGGGCCACGAACGGGCTGTACCGCAAGGTGCGGGAACGCACGCTGGAGACGCTGCAGGAAATCGTCTAG
- a CDS encoding nuclear transport factor 2 family protein, with the protein MHWRMDIPSRSTHAVAAVLCLLLCGSVVLSACADKPAKPKKENRRAESHQIEMLEQSWLQALTKADTAVLEKLMAEDFLAISANGTLSDKQQYLQRVSTGVNSFRSIDVMDIKVRMQPSAAVVVSQVRVLGQLDSHPVNAVFRYTKVYGRASNGQWRVLNLEATRVSGPDEMGMHRGMPLSRKPSPEH; encoded by the coding sequence ATGCACTGGCGCATGGACATCCCGTCTCGTTCCACCCACGCGGTCGCCGCCGTTCTGTGCCTGCTCCTTTGCGGCAGCGTGGTGCTGAGTGCCTGCGCTGACAAGCCGGCAAAACCGAAGAAGGAAAACCGTCGCGCCGAGTCGCACCAGATTGAAATGCTGGAGCAAAGCTGGCTGCAGGCACTGACGAAAGCGGATACTGCGGTGCTGGAGAAGTTGATGGCGGAGGACTTTCTGGCCATCTCTGCAAACGGAACACTTTCTGACAAGCAGCAGTATCTGCAGCGTGTGAGCACGGGAGTTAACAGCTTTCGATCCATTGATGTGATGGACATTAAGGTGCGGATGCAGCCATCTGCCGCAGTGGTGGTGTCACAGGTGCGCGTGCTGGGGCAGTTGGACAGTCATCCGGTCAATGCCGTCTTCCGCTATACCAAGGTGTATGGGCGGGCGTCGAATGGACAATGGCGTGTGCTGAATCTGGAGGCAACACGTGTCTCCGGACCGGACGAGATGGGCATGCACCGCGGGATGCCGTTGAGCCGGAAACCCAGCCCGGAGCATTGA
- a CDS encoding HIT domain-containing protein, translating into MNHHADYTAVMDRLWTPWRYAYITGDKKRLRQGVPAELDGYPEDHRSVFLNMIRSVRWAIHAGVMPAAQAEKAAGVLLQAEHNFVCVNAFPYTSGHVMVVPYQQLDSLASLPPEAATEMMALAQRIETALRATYRPDGINLGMNLGEAAGAGVAEHLHLHVLPRWFGDSNFMTATAETRVLPESLDITWERLREALGLPVA; encoded by the coding sequence ATGAACCACCACGCTGACTATACTGCGGTGATGGACAGGCTTTGGACTCCGTGGCGCTACGCATACATTACCGGCGATAAGAAGAGATTGCGACAGGGCGTCCCCGCGGAACTGGATGGCTATCCTGAAGATCACCGTTCCGTCTTCCTCAACATGATTCGTTCTGTCCGTTGGGCAATTCACGCTGGTGTCATGCCAGCGGCCCAGGCAGAAAAGGCGGCGGGTGTGCTTCTGCAGGCAGAACATAACTTCGTCTGCGTGAATGCGTTTCCTTATACTTCAGGCCACGTGATGGTGGTGCCGTATCAGCAACTGGATTCGCTGGCGAGCCTGCCGCCCGAAGCGGCTACGGAGATGATGGCGCTGGCGCAACGGATAGAGACGGCGTTGCGTGCCACCTATCGTCCTGACGGCATCAACCTGGGCATGAATCTTGGCGAAGCGGCAGGTGCCGGTGTGGCGGAGCATCTTCATCTGCATGTGTTGCCACGCTGGTTTGGCGACAGCAACTTCATGACGGCGACGGCTGAGACGCGTGTGTTGCCAGAATCTCTCGACATTACATGGGAACGCCTGCGTGAGGCGCTTGGATTGCCCGTGGCATAG
- a CDS encoding ADOP family duplicated permease, which yields MPMLTNLIRGVKSLLRSAHVERDLDDELQGFLDQSIADKQRNGHSPQQAERLARVEIGSTNTVKHHIRSVGWETRMENLLQDLRYTIRTLLRSPGFTAVAILSLALGIGANTAIFTLLRQVVMQQLPVRNPQELVSFGTGESAGILGGVDMGTADLFTYDFARQLQKDPGPFQGVASYSSFAPTVNVRIPGLATAIQAPGKLVSGNFFQVLQATPLLGRTIESYDATAPGSNAVTVISYHFWVQSLSADANAIGKSITVNGLPFTIVGVMPEAFHDLKQGARQNDFWFPLTMAATIMVQNEILQPDHFFLDMVARRNPRNALSADQQWFDRQIRTQVRTASGTNIPPAREQEIEHLTVRLVPAAKGLSYLRSRYRDSLLILAVIVAVVLLIACANLANFLLARAIARQREVTTRLALGSSRGRILGQSILEALLLSLTGGALGLGLAFLATRALIAFVMHGVPASILSARPDTAVLVFTFAISVFAGLLFGLAPALQFARSSDVATLAPAARTSASAGGGSARFWPKALITMQVVMALLLLVVAGLFLRTLRNLQGQDLGFERTHLLLAQVQPDIAGYTPERLPALNQRLLETITAIPGVRSAALADGPPISTGSWRSSFHPSNYTPGPREEMGSTLRRVTGQYFETIGSDIVAGRSIIPTDTATSMKVAVINQALANKYYPHGNAIGQTLQIDLNTPGPWRIVGIAHNSRSLDLRTVPEPLIYLPLFQLTGAHDVIAPTILVRTAGDPADMTHTLRSAIASVDPNLPLLKIQTIQEHLGDFTSTETLIARLTIAFAALAVLLAAIGLYGVMSFNVVRRTNEIGIRMALGASNAGVQWMVLRESFLLLVAGLLIGLPITVIAARFLRSQLYQMSPFDPVVFVAATVGIVAVTIVSAWLPSRRAAAIDPMVALRYE from the coding sequence ATGCCGATGCTTACCAACCTGATCCGTGGAGTAAAGAGCCTGCTGCGTTCCGCCCATGTGGAGCGCGACCTCGACGACGAGTTACAGGGCTTCCTCGACCAGTCCATCGCCGACAAGCAGCGCAACGGCCACTCGCCGCAGCAGGCCGAACGTCTCGCCCGCGTGGAGATTGGCAGCACCAACACCGTGAAGCACCACATACGTTCCGTGGGATGGGAGACACGCATGGAGAACCTGCTGCAAGACCTTCGTTACACCATCCGCACACTGCTGCGCAGCCCGGGGTTCACCGCGGTCGCCATCCTCTCACTCGCACTCGGCATCGGCGCCAACACCGCCATCTTCACGCTGCTGCGACAGGTAGTGATGCAGCAGTTACCCGTCCGCAATCCGCAGGAACTGGTCTCCTTCGGCACCGGCGAGTCTGCCGGTATCCTTGGCGGTGTGGACATGGGCACCGCAGACCTGTTCACCTACGACTTCGCCCGCCAACTGCAGAAGGACCCCGGCCCATTCCAGGGAGTCGCCAGCTACAGCAGCTTCGCCCCCACCGTAAACGTCCGCATCCCCGGCCTGGCCACAGCCATCCAGGCACCCGGCAAACTCGTCAGCGGCAACTTCTTCCAGGTACTTCAGGCCACGCCGCTACTCGGCCGGACCATCGAGAGCTATGACGCCACCGCCCCCGGCAGCAACGCCGTAACCGTCATCAGCTACCACTTCTGGGTACAGTCCCTGTCCGCCGACGCTAACGCCATCGGCAAGAGCATCACGGTGAACGGCCTCCCCTTCACCATCGTTGGCGTCATGCCGGAGGCCTTCCACGACCTGAAGCAGGGAGCGCGCCAGAATGACTTCTGGTTCCCTCTCACCATGGCGGCCACCATCATGGTGCAGAACGAGATCCTGCAGCCGGATCACTTCTTCCTGGACATGGTGGCCCGCCGCAATCCGCGGAATGCACTCAGTGCCGACCAGCAGTGGTTTGACCGACAGATCCGCACCCAGGTACGCACGGCCAGTGGCACAAACATCCCCCCGGCCCGTGAGCAGGAGATCGAACACCTGACCGTACGCCTGGTGCCTGCGGCAAAGGGCCTCTCGTACCTCCGCAGCCGCTATCGCGATTCCCTGCTGATCCTTGCGGTCATCGTCGCGGTGGTGCTGCTGATTGCATGCGCCAACCTGGCCAACTTCCTGCTGGCACGCGCGATTGCCCGCCAGCGCGAAGTCACCACTCGCCTGGCATTGGGCTCCAGCCGTGGACGCATCCTTGGCCAGAGCATTCTGGAGGCGCTGCTGTTGTCGCTCACCGGCGGCGCACTGGGTCTTGGACTGGCATTTCTCGCCACGCGCGCACTCATTGCATTTGTGATGCACGGCGTTCCCGCCAGCATTCTGAGCGCACGCCCCGATACAGCGGTGCTTGTCTTTACCTTTGCCATCTCTGTCTTCGCGGGCCTTCTCTTCGGATTGGCGCCGGCGTTGCAGTTCGCGCGCTCCTCAGACGTGGCAACACTTGCGCCAGCCGCACGAACATCCGCCAGCGCCGGAGGTGGTTCCGCGCGTTTCTGGCCGAAGGCGTTGATCACCATGCAGGTGGTGATGGCGCTTCTGCTACTCGTGGTGGCAGGCCTGTTCTTACGCACACTGCGCAATCTGCAGGGTCAGGACCTGGGGTTTGAACGCACCCATTTGCTGCTGGCACAGGTACAGCCCGACATCGCTGGTTACACGCCGGAACGCCTTCCTGCACTCAACCAGCGACTTCTGGAAACCATTACCGCAATTCCCGGCGTACGATCCGCTGCGCTTGCCGACGGTCCGCCGATCAGCACTGGATCGTGGCGTTCCAGCTTCCATCCCTCTAACTACACACCGGGCCCACGTGAGGAGATGGGTTCCACACTGAGGCGCGTTACCGGCCAGTACTTTGAAACCATTGGCAGCGACATCGTTGCAGGACGCAGCATCATCCCTACCGATACTGCCACCAGCATGAAGGTTGCAGTGATCAACCAGGCCCTTGCCAACAAGTACTACCCGCATGGCAACGCCATCGGTCAGACGCTGCAGATCGACCTGAATACGCCTGGCCCATGGCGCATTGTGGGCATCGCACACAACTCACGCTCACTCGATCTGCGCACCGTCCCGGAACCTCTGATTTACCTTCCGCTCTTTCAACTAACCGGCGCTCACGACGTGATCGCACCGACCATCCTGGTCCGCACTGCAGGCGATCCGGCGGACATGACACATACGCTGCGGAGCGCGATTGCTTCTGTCGACCCGAATCTGCCACTGCTGAAGATACAGACCATCCAGGAGCACCTGGGCGATTTCACCAGCACCGAAACGTTGATTGCGCGGTTGACGATAGCCTTTGCCGCGCTTGCCGTTCTTCTCGCAGCCATTGGTCTTTACGGTGTGATGAGTTTTAACGTGGTGCGACGCACCAACGAGATTGGCATTCGCATGGCCCTGGGCGCCAGCAACGCAGGCGTGCAATGGATGGTGCTTCGTGAATCGTTCCTTCTGCTGGTGGCCGGGTTGCTGATCGGACTTCCCATTACCGTGATCGCCGCGCGCTTTCTGCGATCGCAGCTGTACCAGATGAGTCCGTTTGATCCAGTGGTGTTTGTCGCTGCCACTGTTGGCATCGTCGCCGTAACCATCGTGTCCGCATGGTTGCCTTCACGACGCGCCGCGGCCATTGACCCCATGGTGGCCCTGCGCTACGAGTAA
- a CDS encoding PadR family transcriptional regulator: protein MGQHDVVQGTLEMLILKTLALEPTHGYGVATRIEQVSQGVFRVNPGSLLPALARMEQAGSVKSEWRTSENNRRAKYYKLTARGRKALTTEQETWNRQVSAIARIMQASANASSEA, encoded by the coding sequence ATGGGTCAGCACGACGTTGTTCAGGGCACGCTGGAGATGCTCATCCTCAAAACCCTCGCTCTGGAACCGACGCACGGTTACGGTGTCGCCACACGCATTGAGCAGGTCAGTCAGGGCGTCTTCCGCGTTAATCCCGGATCGCTGCTGCCCGCGCTGGCGCGCATGGAACAGGCCGGAAGCGTCAAGAGCGAGTGGCGCACCAGCGAGAACAACCGCCGCGCCAAGTACTACAAGCTCACCGCCCGCGGCCGCAAAGCGCTCACCACGGAGCAGGAGACATGGAACCGCCAGGTCTCCGCCATCGCCCGCATCATGCAGGCCAGCGCCAACGCCAGTTCGGAAGCCTGA
- a CDS encoding reverse transcriptase family protein, protein MWSSQLYTKLGKSQGISDEILEAAVQQIEAVIEPIPHPPALLTLKHFATRADVSYSSLRRFVSHDQKAYRHFYIRKRAGGARLIFVPEPELLKAQRWITEHLLNLIQVHRRSFAFSPGSSIVKCASKHCGAQWLIKFDVRDFFTSISEIQVYRVFRSLNYGRLVSFELSRICTFAPEMSPRYELGAWRNWHQSNIDFYEHKGIGYLPQGAPTSPMLSNLVMRELDEVLMLIGKEHGLVYTRYADDLTFSTKSTKYSRAQAKALQKKVQKCLVSEGLRLKATKTTITPPGSRKVVLGLLVDGVTPALPREFKSLLRQHFHYLEDDVAKHARKRQFDSISGMRRHIRGLIDFANMVDSSYASPLLHRFNEIDWP, encoded by the coding sequence ATGTGGTCTTCTCAGCTTTACACCAAGCTAGGCAAGTCTCAAGGAATCTCAGATGAGATTCTAGAAGCGGCAGTGCAGCAGATCGAGGCAGTAATTGAGCCTATCCCGCATCCTCCAGCTCTCTTGACGCTGAAGCATTTTGCGACTAGAGCAGATGTTTCTTACTCAAGCTTAAGACGCTTCGTTTCACATGACCAGAAAGCTTATCGCCATTTCTACATAAGAAAACGTGCGGGAGGCGCTCGATTAATTTTTGTTCCTGAACCTGAACTCCTGAAAGCTCAGCGATGGATTACGGAGCATCTTCTCAACTTAATCCAAGTCCATCGGCGCAGCTTTGCCTTTTCTCCGGGATCATCGATCGTCAAATGTGCTTCAAAGCATTGTGGAGCTCAGTGGTTAATAAAGTTTGACGTCAGAGACTTCTTCACCTCCATCTCTGAAATCCAAGTCTATCGCGTGTTCAGATCTTTGAATTATGGGCGTCTCGTTTCCTTTGAGCTCTCCCGAATCTGCACCTTCGCGCCGGAGATGAGTCCTCGCTATGAACTAGGTGCTTGGAGAAATTGGCATCAATCCAACATCGATTTTTATGAGCACAAGGGGATTGGGTATCTACCGCAGGGAGCACCTACTAGCCCCATGCTCTCTAATTTGGTCATGCGAGAACTGGATGAAGTGTTGATGCTCATCGGCAAGGAGCACGGTCTTGTCTATACGAGATATGCGGACGACCTGACATTTTCCACTAAAAGTACGAAGTATTCTCGCGCCCAAGCCAAAGCTTTACAAAAGAAAGTTCAAAAATGCCTCGTATCCGAGGGGCTTCGCCTAAAGGCTACGAAAACTACAATCACGCCACCTGGCTCCCGCAAGGTTGTATTGGGCTTGCTTGTCGATGGTGTAACTCCTGCACTACCTCGAGAATTCAAATCTCTTCTTAGGCAGCATTTTCATTACCTAGAAGACGATGTAGCCAAACACGCACGGAAAAGACAATTCGATAGCATCTCCGGCATGCGAAGACATATCAGAGGCCTAATTGATTTCGCGAACATGGTTGACAGCAGCTACGCTAGTCCTCTTCTCCACCGGTTCAATGAGATTGATTGGCCCTGA
- a CDS encoding M14 family zinc carboxypeptidase — MFRATSLARTAVLLMPIAALAQTTQLRPHSMYEPPAASAAKSLADSTKGVPQDELTTGEKTNWEKTGRYDETVAMMRLYEKRSKFIKVIPFGTTPEGRTMYAAIISKDKAFTPEAAHKTDKAVILIQSGIHSGEIEGKDTALMLMRDMAVTNHPKQAAWLDKAIFVVIPVYEIDGHEDRSPYNRANQNGPDITGTRPQEQQLNLNRDYIKADAPETRAFLKLYNTWLPDFMFDNHVTDGADYQYDVTWDMTHHDDIGPGSRDWVNSRFIPQLNKRMEADGHLVSPYGALRGDGMGFAGGGGSPLAPPAAGGQPARRNNANSGNNTNNGSSEGARLQPGRQTQPEQAALAAEGTPRSPSSAPSGDDRAARQAPASTNGQRDFMVEVFSPRYSHYWSGARNRPCLLVETHSLKLPKTRAWSNYDIMVHSIDIVTEDPQALRKAVRDSDAADAALAGNKNEKMFLGGKTSAESHPITYHSLKRGTEVSPITGKPVQHFTAEKDDFTVNMHDGVDTTASAPVPTGFLIPAAWSNIAELLALQGVTMERTTRDLSDQTFDTWRFTDVKKQTALFEGRTFTDYTPMPVKEKMHMPAGSYYIPMNQPRARIIMAMLHPQAPDALLRWGFFDAVFGPGGRIGAAEYLSVPIATKEAADHPELWKEFQTKVDTDPTFAKDPDARLKWWIERSNYQPPAVNKYPIAEVWTKIW, encoded by the coding sequence ATGTTTCGCGCCACGTCACTCGCTCGCACCGCCGTTCTGCTCATGCCCATCGCCGCTCTCGCGCAGACCACGCAGCTCCGCCCGCACAGCATGTATGAGCCACCCGCCGCATCCGCCGCAAAATCCCTCGCCGACTCAACAAAGGGCGTCCCGCAGGACGAGCTCACCACCGGCGAAAAAACCAACTGGGAGAAGACCGGCCGCTACGACGAAACCGTCGCCATGATGCGTCTCTACGAGAAGCGCAGCAAGTTCATCAAGGTCATCCCCTTCGGCACCACGCCTGAAGGCCGCACCATGTACGCCGCCATCATCAGCAAGGACAAGGCCTTCACACCCGAAGCCGCACACAAAACCGATAAGGCCGTCATCCTCATCCAGAGCGGCATTCACTCCGGCGAAATCGAAGGCAAGGACACCGCGCTCATGCTCATGCGCGACATGGCAGTAACCAACCACCCCAAGCAGGCTGCGTGGCTCGACAAGGCCATCTTCGTCGTCATCCCCGTCTATGAGATCGACGGCCACGAAGACCGCAGCCCCTACAACCGCGCCAACCAGAATGGCCCCGACATCACCGGCACCCGCCCGCAGGAGCAGCAGCTCAACCTCAACCGCGACTACATCAAGGCCGACGCGCCCGAAACCCGCGCCTTCCTCAAGCTCTACAACACCTGGCTGCCTGACTTCATGTTCGACAACCACGTCACCGACGGCGCCGACTACCAGTACGACGTCACCTGGGATATGACCCACCACGACGACATCGGCCCCGGCTCACGCGACTGGGTCAACTCGCGCTTCATCCCGCAACTCAACAAACGCATGGAAGCCGACGGCCATCTCGTCAGCCCCTACGGCGCTTTAAGAGGTGACGGCATGGGCTTCGCCGGTGGCGGCGGCAGCCCACTAGCACCACCAGCAGCAGGAGGCCAGCCAGCCCGCCGCAACAACGCAAACAGCGGTAACAACACAAACAACGGAAGCTCTGAAGGGGCCCGGCTTCAGCCGGGCCGTCAAACCCAACCAGAACAAGCGGCTTTAGCCGCTGAGGGAACGCCCAGGTCCCCTTCCAGCGCCCCCAGTGGCGACGACCGCGCCGCACGCCAGGCCCCAGCCAGCACCAACGGCCAGCGAGACTTCATGGTCGAAGTCTTCTCCCCGCGCTACTCCCACTACTGGTCCGGCGCGCGCAATCGCCCATGCCTGTTGGTCGAAACGCACTCGCTCAAACTCCCCAAAACCCGCGCATGGTCCAACTACGACATCATGGTCCACTCCATCGACATCGTCACAGAAGACCCACAGGCACTGCGCAAAGCCGTGCGTGACAGCGACGCCGCAGACGCAGCCCTCGCCGGCAACAAGAACGAAAAGATGTTCCTCGGCGGCAAAACCAGCGCCGAGTCGCACCCCATCACCTACCACTCCCTCAAGCGCGGTACGGAAGTAAGCCCCATCACTGGCAAACCCGTGCAACACTTCACAGCAGAGAAGGACGATTTCACCGTCAACATGCACGACGGCGTCGACACCACCGCCTCTGCGCCCGTCCCCACCGGCTTCCTCATCCCCGCCGCATGGAGCAACATCGCAGAACTGCTCGCACTCCAGGGCGTCACCATGGAGCGCACCACCAGGGACCTCTCCGACCAGACCTTCGACACCTGGCGTTTCACCGACGTCAAGAAGCAGACCGCCCTCTTCGAAGGCCGCACCTTTACCGACTACACACCCATGCCGGTCAAGGAAAAGATGCACATGCCCGCAGGCAGCTACTACATCCCCATGAACCAGCCCCGCGCACGCATCATCATGGCCATGCTCCACCCGCAGGCACCGGACGCACTCCTCCGCTGGGGCTTCTTCGACGCCGTCTTCGGACCCGGCGGCCGCATCGGCGCAGCCGAATACCTAAGCGTCCCGATCGCAACAAAAGAAGCCGCCGACCATCCCGAACTCTGGAAAGAATTCCAGACCAAAGTAGACACCGACCCAACCTTCGCCAAAGACCCCGACGCCCGCCTAAAATGGTGGATCGAACGCAGCAACTACCAACCCCCAGCAGTAAACAAATACCCCATCGCAGAAGTCTGGACTAAGATTTGGTGA
- a CDS encoding c-type cytochrome, with translation MIRIKLSCALAVALLCVGARAQQGAVSHTEATHEAAPFGVVAYPDRPVQPKEVLDRGKAAYSVNCSFCHGADAAGGSVGPNLLRSEVVLRDVHGELILPIVHGARLAQGMPKIDLPDLTVADIAAWLHSLKTGGNMTPTEQINIVTGDAVAGKVAFTRRCAGCHSIDGDLKGFAAKFAQPLQMQQTWISPGVIKGPGMPALHVPSVTATVVSKGRKITGKLGAYDDFSVAITTTDGVVHTVALDNGVPRVVVHDPLKAHREMLPTLKDAEIHDITAYLESLR, from the coding sequence GTGATTCGAATTAAGTTAAGTTGTGCGTTGGCTGTGGCGCTGCTGTGCGTTGGTGCGCGGGCGCAGCAGGGTGCGGTGTCGCATACGGAGGCGACGCATGAGGCGGCTCCGTTTGGCGTGGTGGCGTATCCGGATCGGCCTGTGCAGCCGAAGGAAGTGCTGGATCGCGGCAAGGCGGCGTATAGCGTGAACTGCTCGTTCTGCCACGGGGCGGATGCGGCGGGTGGGTCGGTGGGGCCGAACCTGTTGCGCAGTGAGGTGGTGCTGCGCGATGTGCATGGCGAGCTGATTCTGCCGATTGTGCATGGTGCGCGTCTGGCGCAGGGGATGCCGAAGATTGATCTGCCGGATCTGACTGTGGCGGATATTGCGGCGTGGCTGCACAGTTTGAAGACGGGCGGGAATATGACGCCGACGGAGCAGATCAACATTGTGACGGGCGATGCTGTGGCGGGGAAGGTGGCGTTTACGCGGCGGTGTGCGGGTTGTCACTCGATTGATGGTGATCTGAAGGGATTTGCTGCGAAGTTTGCGCAGCCGTTGCAGATGCAGCAGACGTGGATTTCGCCCGGAGTGATCAAGGGGCCGGGGATGCCTGCGCTGCATGTGCCTTCGGTGACGGCCACGGTCGTTTCCAAGGGCAGGAAGATCACCGGGAAGCTCGGGGCTTATGACGACTTCTCTGTCGCCATTACGACGACCGATGGTGTTGTGCATACGGTGGCGCTGGATAACGGTGTGCCGCGTGTTGTGGTGCATGATCCTTTGAAGGCGCATCGGGAGATGTTGCCGACGTTGAAGGATGCGGAGATTCATGACATTACGGCGTACCTGGAGTCGTTGCGATGA
- a CDS encoding acido-empty-quinoprotein group A, with protein sequence MMRFFYAAMMAVCAMPAVAQSLDPSSMLHRDVKAWPTYSGDYTGQRFSPIAQINTSNVKGLALAWSQKLPAEVTHTGGVGTTVAPLGRVSGSIAVVDGVLFVTTPDNVWSMDAATGKVLWHYQWKTRGGTHIGNRGVGVWRDRVFFETPDNYLVALSAKTGEEIWHKEIASFDLQYFSTMAPHVVGDHLLVGTGNDLDEPGMLQSFDPRDGHVEWAWYATPMKKGDAGLETWASVDASSHGGGNVWVNGSYDPETHLYIFGTGNPSAAFTSQLRGPGANLYTCSTVAVNVDTGKLAWYYQTSPHDTHDYDSAQTQVLVDGTWQGKPRKLVMTMARNGYFFVLDRVTGEHLLTSKMFASTNWAESTLDAKGAPVRIPAKDFDFAGALVSPSTQGVVNWQPPAYSPQTGLFYVNTSETWEMFYLTTTDPRGAMGLGGEQLMNLPSNGGWLLAIDYTTGKPRWKHRYPGVTGGLAAGVMTTAGHLLFAPDIHGNLIAYNAATGRQLWHQHIGASNAPETFVLNGKQYVLEAGCDTLYAFRLP encoded by the coding sequence ATGATGCGTTTTTTCTATGCAGCGATGATGGCCGTGTGTGCGATGCCAGCGGTTGCGCAGTCGCTTGATCCTTCGTCGATGCTTCATCGCGATGTGAAGGCATGGCCTACTTACTCTGGCGATTACACGGGGCAGCGGTTTAGTCCGATTGCGCAGATCAATACTTCGAATGTTAAGGGGCTTGCGCTGGCGTGGTCGCAGAAGCTGCCTGCTGAGGTGACGCATACAGGTGGCGTTGGGACGACGGTTGCTCCGTTGGGGCGTGTTTCGGGATCGATTGCGGTGGTGGATGGCGTTTTGTTTGTGACCACGCCGGACAACGTGTGGTCGATGGACGCTGCGACGGGTAAGGTGCTTTGGCACTATCAGTGGAAGACGCGCGGCGGTACGCACATTGGCAACCGTGGTGTGGGTGTGTGGCGGGATCGCGTGTTCTTTGAGACGCCGGATAATTATCTTGTTGCGCTAAGTGCGAAGACCGGCGAAGAGATATGGCACAAGGAAATTGCTTCGTTTGATCTGCAGTATTTCTCCACGATGGCTCCGCATGTGGTGGGCGACCACTTATTAGTTGGCACTGGTAATGACCTGGATGAGCCGGGGATGTTGCAGAGCTTTGATCCGCGCGATGGTCATGTGGAGTGGGCCTGGTACGCCACGCCGATGAAGAAGGGCGATGCCGGGCTGGAGACGTGGGCCAGCGTAGATGCGTCGTCACATGGTGGCGGCAATGTGTGGGTGAATGGATCGTATGATCCGGAGACACACCTGTACATCTTTGGTACGGGCAATCCGAGTGCCGCGTTTACATCGCAACTGCGTGGGCCTGGCGCGAACCTATACACGTGTTCGACGGTTGCGGTGAATGTGGATACGGGCAAGCTGGCGTGGTATTACCAGACGTCGCCGCATGATACGCACGATTACGATTCTGCGCAGACACAGGTGCTGGTGGATGGAACGTGGCAGGGCAAGCCACGCAAGTTAGTGATGACCATGGCGCGCAATGGTTATTTCTTTGTGTTGGATCGTGTGACGGGTGAGCATTTACTGACTTCGAAGATGTTTGCTTCTACGAACTGGGCTGAGTCGACGCTGGATGCGAAGGGTGCGCCGGTGCGGATTCCGGCAAAGGACTTTGATTTTGCCGGAGCGTTGGTATCGCCTTCGACGCAGGGTGTTGTGAACTGGCAACCGCCTGCTTATAGCCCACAGACGGGTTTGTTCTATGTGAATACTTCAGAGACGTGGGAGATGTTTTACCTGACGACGACTGATCCGCGCGGAGCGATGGGATTGGGCGGCGAGCAGTTGATGAATCTGCCGTCGAATGGCGGATGGTTGCTGGCGATTGATTACACGACGGGGAAGCCGCGGTGGAAGCATCGGTATCCCGGAGTGACGGGCGGGCTGGCGGCGGGTGTGATGACGACTGCCGGGCACCTGCTGTTTGCGCCGGATATTCATGGCAACCTCATTGCATACAACGCGGCGACGGGGCGGCAGTTGTGGCATCAGCATATCGGCGCATCGAATGCGCCGGAGACGTTTGTGCTGAATGGTAAGCAGTATGTGCTGGAAGCTGGCTGCGATACGTTGTACGCGTTTCGTTTGCCGTAA